A genomic stretch from Cellulomonas sp. KRMCY2 includes:
- a CDS encoding branched-chain amino acid ABC transporter permease: MALLLGAGALLVSAAAPAAAAGTTCSPSAENGCVGGTIRTADGEPAAGVELEIAGDEETVTAVTGADGTWAAALTVPGEYLVTVDVATLPAGETLRDPAGNPRTVTVTLGSSTGTLFPLGAPTGSPAASPDDGSDEPTAQPSAGAEPGLDTAVPGSTSAGGVNWARVAQQTTAGLVFGTLLALASVGLSLIYGTTGLSNFAHGEQVTLGGILAYLFVQEAKLPLLVAGILAVAIGAASGWLQDAGIWHPLRKRRIGLTQQLIVTIGLAITLQYLFQLFLGGSSLRIVRSNPQTVNLGPVYITQQSLISLAIAAVALLGVSYFLVATRIGRATRAVSDNPALAAASGITVDRIIRLVWTLGAGLAALGGVLMGLYLNATAWNMGSTLLLLMFAAVTLGGLGTAFGALVGSIVIGLVVELSNLVIPSDMRYAGALVILILVLLLRPQGILGRAERVG; this comes from the coding sequence ATGGCTCTCCTGCTCGGCGCGGGGGCGCTGCTGGTCTCCGCAGCCGCCCCGGCAGCGGCAGCCGGGACGACCTGCTCCCCGAGCGCCGAGAACGGCTGCGTGGGCGGGACGATCCGGACCGCGGACGGCGAGCCGGCAGCGGGTGTGGAGCTCGAGATCGCCGGCGACGAGGAGACCGTCACCGCGGTGACCGGCGCCGACGGCACGTGGGCGGCAGCGCTCACCGTGCCCGGTGAGTACCTGGTCACCGTCGACGTCGCGACGCTGCCCGCCGGTGAGACGCTCCGGGACCCGGCCGGCAACCCCCGCACCGTCACTGTCACCCTCGGCTCCAGCACGGGAACGTTGTTCCCGCTCGGAGCACCGACCGGGAGCCCGGCGGCGTCGCCCGACGACGGCTCCGACGAGCCGACGGCGCAACCGTCGGCCGGTGCCGAACCGGGTCTGGACACCGCGGTGCCCGGGAGCACCAGCGCCGGTGGCGTGAACTGGGCGCGGGTGGCCCAGCAGACCACCGCCGGGCTCGTGTTCGGCACCCTCCTCGCGCTCGCCTCGGTCGGCCTGTCGCTGATCTACGGCACCACCGGGCTGAGCAACTTCGCGCACGGCGAGCAGGTCACGCTCGGCGGGATCCTCGCCTATCTCTTCGTCCAGGAGGCCAAGCTCCCGCTGCTCGTCGCCGGCATCCTCGCCGTCGCCATCGGCGCCGCATCGGGCTGGCTGCAGGACGCCGGCATCTGGCACCCGCTGCGCAAGCGCCGCATCGGGCTGACCCAGCAGCTCATCGTGACGATCGGTCTGGCGATCACGCTGCAGTACCTCTTCCAGCTCTTCCTCGGCGGGAGCTCGCTGCGGATCGTGCGCTCGAACCCGCAGACGGTGAACCTCGGCCCGGTGTACATCACCCAGCAGTCGCTGATCTCGCTGGCGATCGCCGCTGTCGCCCTCCTCGGTGTCTCGTACTTCCTGGTCGCCACCCGCATCGGGCGGGCCACCCGGGCGGTCTCGGACAACCCGGCGCTGGCCGCCGCGTCGGGGATCACCGTCGACCGGATCATCCGACTGGTGTGGACCCTCGGTGCGGGGCTCGCGGCCCTCGGTGGGGTCCTGATGGGCCTGTACCTGAACGCCACGGCGTGGAACATGGGCTCGACCCTGCTGCTCCTGATGTTCGCGGCCGTGACGCTCGGCGGCCTCGGGACGGCGTTCGGTGCCCTCGTCGGCTCGATCGTCATCGGGCTGGTGGTCGAGCTCTCGAACCTCGTCATCCCGTCGGACATGCGGTACGCGGGGGCGCTGGTCATCCTGATCCTCGTCCTGCTGCTACGACCCCAAGGCATCCTCGGCCGCGCCGAGCGCGTCGGATAA
- a CDS encoding sensor histidine kinase — translation MSWVLSIGFAFLVAGSVFTTTLTPPEPEWIQWPVAARGTAARWKDAFVPLFTIANVSVVVAVLVARRRPWLGTVLAAWPFVTVVLFGTTVWAWWLALAAVAVCAAVEHPRKAVVPYALSVGLVAVVNGGYLTWLIQSGQGSLGGPAGWWHVLGYATYTAAAVAVSAAIGVALRSVARTVAARATESHALVVESTASERARLARDLHDIVAHHVSLIAVRAESTPYALPDLSVEAKEVLREIAVDARSALGELRQVLTVLQRTQEMTLAPQKGAADVVALVAEVVAAGQGVELRGGWAVVPAAQGYVVYRAVQEGLTNARRHAPGSIVTLTLRQKAEVVGFRMTNPVPGPGGQGEPGSGLLGMRERVEALGGTVSAELEDDTFVLVVALPMGTP, via the coding sequence GTGTCCTGGGTCCTGAGTATCGGCTTCGCGTTCCTCGTCGCAGGTTCCGTCTTCACGACGACGCTCACACCTCCTGAGCCGGAGTGGATCCAGTGGCCCGTGGCTGCGCGTGGCACCGCTGCGCGGTGGAAGGACGCGTTTGTGCCGCTGTTCACGATCGCGAACGTGAGCGTCGTCGTAGCCGTCCTGGTGGCTCGTCGACGGCCCTGGCTCGGCACGGTCCTCGCCGCCTGGCCGTTCGTCACGGTCGTCCTGTTCGGCACGACGGTCTGGGCCTGGTGGCTGGCCCTTGCTGCGGTGGCGGTGTGCGCGGCCGTCGAGCACCCGCGGAAGGCCGTCGTGCCCTACGCGTTGTCGGTCGGGCTGGTGGCCGTCGTCAACGGCGGGTACCTCACCTGGTTGATCCAGAGCGGCCAGGGGAGCCTCGGGGGTCCTGCCGGCTGGTGGCACGTCCTCGGGTACGCGACCTACACGGCGGCCGCAGTAGCGGTCAGTGCCGCCATCGGTGTGGCTCTCCGCTCGGTCGCCCGCACCGTTGCGGCCCGGGCGACCGAGAGCCACGCATTGGTGGTCGAGTCCACGGCGAGCGAACGGGCCCGGTTGGCCCGCGACCTGCACGACATCGTGGCGCACCACGTCTCGCTGATCGCGGTCCGCGCGGAGAGCACCCCCTATGCGCTGCCGGACCTGAGCGTCGAGGCCAAGGAGGTGTTGCGCGAGATCGCCGTCGACGCTCGCAGCGCACTCGGTGAGCTCCGTCAGGTGCTGACCGTCCTCCAACGGACCCAGGAGATGACGTTGGCTCCTCAGAAGGGCGCGGCCGACGTCGTGGCACTGGTCGCGGAAGTCGTGGCTGCCGGGCAGGGTGTGGAGCTCCGCGGGGGTTGGGCCGTGGTCCCGGCGGCGCAGGGCTATGTGGTGTACCGCGCGGTTCAAGAGGGCCTGACCAATGCCCGCCGACACGCCCCTGGCTCGATCGTGACCCTCACCTTGCGACAGAAGGCGGAGGTGGTCGGCTTCCGGATGACCAATCCCGTGCCGGGTCCAGGAGGCCAGGGTGAGCCCGGTAGTGGCCTGCTCGGGATGCGTGAGCGGGTCGAGGCACTGGGGGGCACCGTGAGCGCCGAGCTCGAGGACGATACGTTCGTGCTCGTGGTGGCGCTGCCCATGGGGACCCCGTGA
- a CDS encoding response regulator yields the protein MSESDVPQTPDLDLPLGGTAVQDVPDARSSGRPARRAVVAEDEALIRMDVVETLREAGFDVVGEAGDGETAVRLAIELRPDVVVMDVKMPVMDGITAAERIGKEHAAPVVLLTAFSQKELVERARDAGAMAYVIKPFTPADLLPAVEIAISRYSQITALEAEVVDMTERFETRKRVDRAKGLLMTKMGLTEPESFRWIQKTSMDRRLTMREVADAVIEQVGGAAS from the coding sequence GTGAGCGAGAGCGACGTGCCGCAGACCCCGGACCTTGATCTGCCCCTCGGCGGTACCGCCGTGCAGGACGTGCCTGACGCGCGGTCGAGCGGTCGACCGGCTCGGCGTGCCGTCGTCGCGGAGGACGAGGCCCTGATCAGGATGGACGTCGTCGAGACGCTCCGCGAGGCGGGCTTCGACGTCGTCGGCGAGGCCGGCGACGGTGAGACGGCCGTCAGGCTGGCCATCGAGCTCCGGCCGGACGTCGTCGTGATGGACGTCAAGATGCCGGTGATGGACGGCATCACCGCTGCCGAGCGCATCGGCAAGGAGCACGCGGCGCCGGTCGTCCTGCTGACGGCCTTCTCGCAGAAGGAGCTCGTCGAGCGTGCCCGCGACGCCGGGGCGATGGCCTACGTGATCAAGCCCTTCACGCCGGCCGACCTGCTGCCGGCCGTGGAGATCGCCATCTCGCGGTACAGCCAGATCACCGCCCTCGAGGCCGAGGTCGTCGACATGACCGAGCGGTTCGAGACCCGTAAGCGGGTCGACCGGGCCAAGGGTCTGCTGATGACCAAGATGGGACTGACCGAGCCCGAGTCCTTCCGCTGGATCCAGAAGACGTCGATGGACCGTCGTCTGACCATGCGCGAGGTCGCCGACGCCGTGATCGAGCAGGTCGGCGGCGCCGCTTCCTGA
- a CDS encoding Txe/YoeB family addiction module toxin, with product MRYVWDQDAWSDDVWWQTQDRRIAKRINELLRDMARATASGSHHEGIGKPEALKRGLHGYWSRRITDEHRLVYMVIDDEIRIAACRYHCEA from the coding sequence ATGAGGTACGTGTGGGACCAGGACGCCTGGTCCGACGACGTCTGGTGGCAGACCCAGGACCGGCGGATCGCCAAGCGGATCAACGAACTGCTCCGCGACATGGCCCGCGCCACAGCGTCCGGCAGCCACCACGAGGGCATCGGCAAGCCGGAGGCACTCAAGCGCGGCCTGCACGGCTATTGGTCCCGACGAATCACCGACGAGCACCGGCTCGTCTACATGGTTATCGACGACGAGATCCGCATCGCCGCCTGCCGCTACCACTGCGAAGCCTGA
- a CDS encoding ABC transporter substrate-binding protein: MKRSTNVLRASALVGAVVLVLTACGGDDGDAGSDGGGSPLIVGSLLPQTGSLAFLGPPEIAGVNLAVNEINESGGVLGEDVKIVHADSSDADNAEVATQSVTDLISQDVQLIIGAASSSVTLNVVDDITGAEIVQISPANTSTKLSGYSDYYFRTAPSDLVQGSALGNLVINDGHANVAFLVFNDDYGITLRDVAKETIEAAGGTVVYGNPGEEFDPASDDVIPSAVTAALATNPDAIVLIAFDQTKLIVPALASAGFDTSKLYFVDGNLADYSADFEPGTLEGAQGTLPGAFPSDDFQARLLEVDDGLTDFSYAAESYDAVILAALAAVKGEGTDGPTIQANLASVSGADGGTECTTFTECVDLIDGGEDIAYQAVSGAGPFNADNDPSSAFVGIYTFDAENKYTWVKAEFGEVG, encoded by the coding sequence ATGAAGAGATCGACCAACGTCCTCCGCGCATCTGCGCTCGTCGGTGCCGTTGTCCTCGTGCTCACCGCATGCGGTGGGGACGACGGCGACGCGGGTTCCGACGGTGGCGGGAGCCCGCTGATCGTCGGATCGCTGCTCCCGCAGACCGGCTCGCTGGCGTTCCTCGGCCCGCCCGAGATCGCCGGCGTCAACCTGGCCGTCAACGAGATCAACGAGTCCGGTGGCGTCCTCGGTGAGGACGTCAAGATCGTCCACGCCGACTCCTCGGACGCGGACAACGCGGAGGTCGCGACCCAGTCGGTCACCGACCTGATCAGCCAGGACGTCCAGCTCATCATCGGTGCGGCGTCCTCGTCGGTCACCCTCAACGTGGTGGACGACATCACCGGCGCCGAGATCGTCCAGATCTCCCCGGCGAACACGTCGACCAAGCTGAGCGGGTACTCGGACTACTACTTCCGGACGGCACCCTCCGACCTCGTGCAGGGCTCGGCGCTGGGCAACCTCGTGATCAACGACGGCCACGCGAACGTCGCCTTCCTCGTCTTCAACGACGACTACGGCATCACGCTGCGCGACGTGGCCAAGGAGACCATCGAGGCAGCCGGGGGCACCGTCGTGTACGGCAACCCGGGCGAGGAGTTCGACCCCGCGTCCGACGACGTCATCCCGTCGGCCGTCACGGCCGCCCTGGCGACCAACCCGGACGCCATCGTGCTGATCGCGTTCGACCAGACCAAGCTCATCGTCCCGGCGCTCGCCTCGGCCGGCTTCGACACCTCCAAGCTGTACTTCGTCGACGGCAACCTCGCCGACTACAGCGCGGACTTCGAGCCCGGCACCCTCGAGGGCGCACAGGGCACCCTGCCCGGAGCGTTCCCGAGCGATGATTTCCAGGCCCGCCTGCTCGAGGTCGACGACGGCCTCACCGACTTCTCCTACGCCGCGGAGTCCTATGACGCCGTGATCCTGGCCGCGCTGGCAGCGGTCAAGGGCGAGGGGACCGACGGTCCGACGATCCAGGCCAACCTGGCCTCGGTCTCCGGTGCCGACGGTGGGACCGAGTGCACGACGTTCACCGAGTGCGTGGACCTCATCGACGGCGGCGAGGACATCGCGTACCAGGCCGTCTCGGGCGCCGGTCCGTTCAACGCGGACAACGACCCGTCGTCGGCCTTCGTCGGGATCTACACGTTCGACGCCGAGAACAAGTACACCTGGGTCAAGGCGGAGTTCGGCGAGGTCGGCTGA
- a CDS encoding ABC transporter ATP-binding protein, protein MSADTAAAALAGVAHEPGAAKPDPILVADDVTRRFGGMTAVDVAHLEVQRGAITALIGPNGAGKTTLFNLLTGFDQPNTGRWSFDGRSLAGVPAAKVARAGMVRTFQLTKALSRMTVIDNMRLGARDQPGERLGAALVPAIWRPRERAVTAKAEALLERFTLLDKRDEFAGSLSGGQRKLLEMARALMSDPTIVMLDEPMAGVNPALTQSLLGHIQSLRDEGTTVLFVEHDMHMVRHISDWVAVMAEGRLVAEGPAASVMADPAVIDAYLGAHHDTDLGDDALLTDEVAATLELEAAAEQRAHEEEDR, encoded by the coding sequence ATGTCCGCTGACACCGCTGCCGCGGCACTGGCCGGCGTCGCGCACGAGCCCGGCGCCGCCAAGCCCGACCCGATCCTCGTGGCCGACGACGTCACGCGTCGCTTCGGCGGCATGACGGCGGTCGACGTCGCCCACCTCGAGGTCCAGCGGGGCGCGATCACGGCGTTGATCGGCCCGAACGGTGCCGGCAAGACGACCCTGTTCAACCTGCTCACGGGCTTCGACCAGCCCAACACCGGCAGGTGGTCGTTCGACGGTCGCTCGCTCGCCGGTGTGCCGGCCGCGAAGGTCGCACGCGCCGGGATGGTGCGCACCTTCCAGCTCACCAAGGCGCTCAGCCGGATGACCGTGATCGACAACATGCGCCTCGGCGCACGTGACCAGCCGGGCGAACGCCTGGGCGCGGCCCTCGTCCCCGCGATCTGGCGGCCCCGCGAGAGAGCGGTCACCGCCAAGGCCGAGGCCCTCCTGGAGCGCTTCACGCTGCTCGACAAACGCGACGAGTTCGCCGGCAGCCTCTCCGGCGGCCAGCGCAAGCTCCTGGAGATGGCCCGAGCGCTGATGAGCGACCCGACGATCGTCATGCTCGACGAGCCGATGGCCGGCGTGAACCCGGCCCTGACCCAGTCCCTGCTCGGGCACATCCAGTCCCTGCGCGACGAGGGCACGACAGTGCTCTTCGTCGAGCACGACATGCACATGGTGCGGCACATCTCGGACTGGGTGGCCGTGATGGCCGAAGGCAGGCTGGTCGCCGAGGGCCCGGCGGCCAGCGTGATGGCCGACCCGGCGGTCATCGACGCCTACCTCGGTGCCCACCACGACACCGATCTGGGCGACGACGCGCTGCTCACGGACGAGGTCGCAGCGACCCTCGAGCTGGAAGCGGCGGCGGAGCAGCGAGCACACGAGGAGGAGGACCGATGA
- a CDS encoding MazG nucleotide pyrophosphohydrolase domain-containing protein, which produces MEFHEMRAIARDVRAKYAQVEDRLYGRPWTSEEIMLGFLGDVGDLAKLVQGKAGVRPREDLDAALAHELADCLWSVLTLADVYDIDLETAFRETMRDLTQHLEKS; this is translated from the coding sequence ATGGAGTTTCACGAGATGCGGGCCATAGCGCGCGACGTGCGTGCCAAATACGCGCAGGTTGAGGACCGTCTGTATGGGCGACCCTGGACCTCCGAGGAGATCATGCTCGGCTTCCTCGGAGATGTCGGCGATCTCGCCAAACTCGTGCAAGGAAAGGCGGGTGTCCGTCCACGCGAGGACCTCGACGCGGCGCTCGCTCACGAGCTGGCCGACTGCCTGTGGTCGGTGCTCACGCTTGCCGACGTCTACGACATCGACCTCGAGACAGCGTTCAGAGAGACGATGCGCGACCTCACCCAGCACCTCGAGAAGTCTTGA
- a CDS encoding ABC transporter ATP-binding protein: MTTTAQSVPVGGAVPTGDPLLRASDLVAGYLPGVNILNGCDLDVYPGELIGIIGPNGAGKSTLLKALFGLVSVRSGTVTLGGEDITNKRADTLVHRGVGFVPQNNNVFPSLTIEENLQMGAFQAPRSFAERFEAIVDLFPTLGDRRRQRAGSLSGGERQMVAMARALMMNPSVLLLDEPSAGLSPVRQDETFIRTRKINKTGVSIVMVEQNARRCLQICDRGYVLDQGRNAYTATGRELMHDPKVIELYLGTLAADQEQADAAQARGTAKDLTAGD, from the coding sequence ATGACCACGACGGCCCAGAGCGTGCCCGTCGGCGGCGCCGTACCGACCGGCGACCCCCTGCTGCGCGCGAGCGACCTCGTGGCGGGCTACCTGCCCGGGGTGAACATCCTCAACGGGTGCGACCTGGACGTCTACCCCGGCGAGCTGATCGGCATCATCGGCCCCAACGGGGCGGGCAAGTCGACCCTGCTCAAGGCCCTGTTCGGTCTGGTCAGCGTGCGGTCGGGCACGGTGACGCTCGGCGGTGAGGACATCACCAACAAGCGGGCCGACACGCTCGTGCACCGCGGCGTCGGGTTCGTGCCGCAGAACAACAACGTGTTCCCGTCGCTGACCATCGAGGAGAACCTCCAGATGGGTGCGTTCCAGGCGCCACGGTCCTTCGCCGAGCGCTTCGAGGCGATCGTCGACCTGTTCCCCACGCTCGGCGACCGACGCAGGCAGCGCGCGGGCTCGTTGTCCGGTGGCGAACGCCAGATGGTGGCGATGGCGCGGGCCTTGATGATGAACCCGTCCGTCCTGCTCTTGGACGAGCCGTCCGCCGGCCTCTCGCCGGTGCGCCAGGACGAGACGTTCATCCGCACCAGGAAGATCAACAAGACCGGTGTCTCGATCGTCATGGTCGAGCAGAACGCCCGGCGCTGCCTGCAGATCTGCGACCGGGGCTACGTCCTGGACCAGGGGCGCAACGCCTACACGGCCACCGGCCGCGAGCTCATGCACGACCCAAAGGTGATCGAGCTGTACCTCGGCACGCTCGCGGCGGACCAGGAGCAGGCCGACGCCGCGCAGGCACGCGGGACGGCCAAGGACCTGACCGCCGGAGACTGA
- a CDS encoding VOC family protein has product MTSRGTLHHLELWVADLEAARPSLEWLLGALGYRLANSWSTGCSWARGATYIVVEAGPDVRVNRYDRRNPGLNHVAFHAGSRADVDDLAREAQRHGWSLLFEDRHPYAGGSDHYAAYLEDGLGFEVELVASPVEPKVASLKTSRGAG; this is encoded by the coding sequence ATGACGTCGAGGGGCACACTTCATCACCTGGAGCTGTGGGTGGCCGATCTTGAGGCGGCCCGGCCGTCGCTCGAGTGGCTCCTGGGGGCACTGGGCTACCGCCTGGCGAACTCGTGGAGCACGGGATGCAGCTGGGCGCGTGGCGCCACCTACATCGTCGTCGAGGCCGGCCCTGACGTGCGGGTCAACCGCTACGACCGCCGCAATCCCGGCCTGAACCACGTGGCGTTCCACGCAGGCAGCAGGGCTGACGTCGACGACCTGGCACGCGAAGCGCAGCGTCATGGGTGGTCCCTGCTCTTCGAAGACCGGCATCCGTACGCGGGAGGCTCGGACCACTACGCCGCCTACCTCGAGGACGGCCTCGGGTTCGAGGTGGAGCTCGTGGCGTCCCCTGTCGAGCCCAAGGTCGCGTCTCTCAAGACTTCTCGAGGTGCTGGGTGA
- a CDS encoding branched-chain amino acid ABC transporter permease, with protein sequence MDWTRILGNVAGELIAPTTAAYALAAIGLNVHFGLTGLLNFGQAGFMLLGAYGFAISTIAGFPVWASALVAVASSIVFALILGIPTLKLRGDYLAIVTIAAAEIVRIIGRSTALTDLTGASSGLRGDSYKATFQDLSPLPDGRTALGPFEYSNNASDSWWVRIVGWAVVLLACLLVWRLMNSPWGRVLKGIREDEDAVRSLGKNVYAYKMQALVLGGVIASLAGVIYVMPRAVQPDSMGRPMTFWVWTILLLGGAATVFGPVLGSMLFWATLMLIKAVGRDVIPDTVMRSEQIEQFGWIVVGVTLMLLVIFRPQGILGDKKELAINVR encoded by the coding sequence ATGGACTGGACACGGATCCTCGGCAATGTCGCAGGCGAGCTCATCGCGCCGACCACGGCGGCCTACGCGCTGGCCGCCATCGGGCTCAACGTGCACTTCGGGCTCACCGGCCTGCTGAACTTCGGCCAGGCGGGGTTCATGCTCCTGGGCGCGTACGGCTTCGCGATCTCGACGATCGCCGGCTTCCCGGTGTGGGCGTCAGCCCTGGTCGCTGTGGCGTCCTCGATCGTCTTCGCGCTCATCCTCGGCATCCCGACGCTCAAGCTGCGCGGCGACTACCTGGCCATCGTGACGATCGCGGCGGCCGAGATCGTCCGCATCATCGGGCGGTCCACCGCGCTGACCGACCTGACCGGGGCGTCCTCCGGCCTGCGCGGGGACAGCTACAAGGCGACCTTCCAGGACCTGTCACCGCTGCCGGACGGCAGGACCGCGCTCGGCCCGTTCGAGTACTCCAACAACGCCTCGGACAGCTGGTGGGTCCGGATCGTCGGCTGGGCCGTCGTCCTGCTGGCCTGCCTGCTCGTGTGGCGGCTGATGAACAGCCCGTGGGGCCGGGTGCTCAAGGGCATCCGCGAGGACGAGGACGCCGTGCGGTCGCTCGGCAAGAACGTCTACGCCTACAAGATGCAGGCCCTGGTGCTCGGCGGCGTCATCGCCTCGCTGGCCGGCGTCATCTACGTCATGCCACGCGCGGTCCAGCCCGACTCCATGGGCAGACCGATGACGTTCTGGGTGTGGACGATCCTGCTGCTCGGCGGCGCCGCGACGGTCTTCGGTCCGGTCCTCGGCTCGATGCTCTTCTGGGCGACGCTCATGCTGATCAAGGCCGTCGGTCGCGACGTGATCCCGGACACCGTGATGCGCAGCGAGCAGATCGAGCAGTTCGGCTGGATCGTCGTCGGTGTGACGCTCATGCTCCTGGTCATCTTCCGACCTCAGGGGATCCTGGGCGACAAGAAGGAGCTGGCGATCAATGTCCGCTGA
- a CDS encoding helix-turn-helix transcriptional regulator gives MSSSTAADSTAHRVRCHLAALLDDRKMTLVELAQRTGITVANLSVLKNDRARAVRFSTLTAICEVLECQPGELLSMVTEPRQPIRPRADRTGP, from the coding sequence GTGAGCTCGTCGACCGCTGCCGACTCGACGGCTCACCGCGTGCGGTGTCACCTCGCCGCGCTCCTCGACGACCGGAAGATGACCCTGGTCGAGCTCGCTCAACGCACCGGCATCACCGTCGCAAACCTCTCGGTGCTCAAGAACGACCGCGCACGCGCGGTGCGCTTCTCGACGCTGACCGCGATCTGCGAGGTCCTGGAGTGCCAGCCCGGTGAGCTCCTGAGCATGGTGACGGAGCCGCGGCAGCCGATCCGTCCACGGGCTGATCGCACAGGTCCCTGA
- a CDS encoding phosphotransferase family protein: protein MIGSDIHAGTRRPLTDAELAAVLGPLGTPVSARPMSGGLFASVQVVRLADGRSVVVKTGTPDLGDRPPLLTYERDLLRSEAALLRTAAGLPGVPVAEVLLMDTDRRHVEVDVMVSELLPGEGWSVVHDTMSPSATARAVRDVGTVMAGLHQVVGERFGYPAADFALGGATWPEAFGAMMAALLDDAEVWGVEVDAPLVRAAVERAEPALAEITAPHLLHMDLWPGNVLVDRLTGAVTGIVDPSGACTATRCSRWSEPTGCGSSPWTPQSSRPTWTRGACSRSRKDRNSR from the coding sequence GTGATCGGATCCGACATCCACGCCGGGACGCGGCGTCCCCTCACCGATGCCGAGCTCGCCGCGGTGCTCGGACCCCTCGGGACACCGGTCTCGGCGCGACCGATGAGCGGCGGGCTGTTCGCCTCCGTCCAGGTGGTCCGGCTCGCCGACGGGCGGAGCGTGGTGGTCAAGACGGGGACCCCCGACCTCGGTGACCGACCCCCGCTGCTGACCTACGAGCGAGACCTGCTCCGCAGCGAGGCGGCCCTGCTGCGCACCGCGGCGGGGTTGCCCGGGGTCCCGGTCGCGGAGGTGCTGCTGATGGACACCGACCGGCGCCACGTCGAGGTCGACGTGATGGTCTCCGAGCTCCTGCCGGGCGAGGGGTGGTCCGTCGTTCACGACACGATGAGCCCGTCGGCGACGGCCCGCGCGGTCCGCGACGTCGGCACGGTGATGGCCGGCCTTCACCAGGTCGTCGGCGAGCGGTTCGGGTACCCGGCGGCCGACTTCGCACTCGGGGGCGCGACGTGGCCCGAGGCCTTCGGCGCGATGATGGCCGCCCTGCTGGACGACGCCGAGGTGTGGGGCGTCGAGGTCGATGCGCCGCTCGTGCGTGCGGCCGTCGAGCGTGCTGAACCGGCGCTCGCCGAGATCACCGCGCCCCACCTGCTGCACATGGACCTGTGGCCGGGCAACGTGCTGGTCGACCGGCTGACCGGGGCGGTGACCGGCATCGTCGATCCGAGCGGGGCCTGTACGGCGACCCGCTGCTCGAGATGGTCGGAGCCGACGGGCTGCGGATCGAGCCCCTGGACCCCGCAGTCGTCGCGGCCTACCTGGACGCGGGGGGCGTGCTCCCGCTCGCGGAAGGACCGGAACAGTCGCTGA
- a CDS encoding response regulator transcription factor — translation MTTVVIADDQPVVVQGFSAILRSAEDLQVVGVAYDGEALLDLVAEHAPDVAVVDVRMPRLDGIAATRRIGASHPATRVLVLTTYDLDEYVYEALRAGASGFLLKDTPAERLVEAVRLVASGSMLLGPQVTRRLVQDFAARAGTAEPTPGLDTLTPREREVLLAVSRGRSNAEIGMDLHIGEQTVKSHVSEVLRKLDCRDRVQLVITAYEAGLMQEPVGP, via the coding sequence GTGACGACCGTTGTGATCGCCGACGACCAACCCGTCGTCGTGCAGGGCTTCAGTGCCATCCTCAGATCGGCCGAGGACCTGCAGGTCGTCGGAGTCGCATACGACGGGGAGGCGCTCCTCGACCTCGTCGCCGAGCATGCGCCGGACGTCGCGGTGGTCGACGTCCGCATGCCGCGGCTCGACGGGATCGCCGCGACGAGGCGCATCGGCGCCTCCCACCCGGCCACGCGAGTGCTGGTCCTGACCACCTACGACCTGGATGAGTACGTGTACGAGGCGCTCCGGGCCGGCGCCAGCGGATTCCTTCTCAAGGACACGCCGGCGGAACGCCTTGTCGAGGCCGTGCGGCTGGTCGCCTCGGGCTCGATGCTCCTCGGGCCACAGGTGACCAGACGCCTCGTCCAGGACTTCGCCGCTCGCGCGGGCACAGCCGAGCCCACGCCGGGACTCGACACCCTGACCCCGCGCGAACGTGAGGTGCTCTTGGCGGTGTCGCGCGGGCGCTCGAACGCGGAGATCGGCATGGATCTTCACATCGGCGAACAGACCGTCAAGTCCCACGTCTCCGAGGTGCTGCGCAAGCTCGACTGCCGGGACCGGGTCCAGCTGGTCATCACCGCCTACGAGGCCGGTCTGATGCAGGAGCCGGTCGGCCCCTGA